The Streptococcus oralis region CTCATGGCAAAATGGCCTTTAGTTGGTTCAGAATGGTTTGTAAGGTTACGATCGCTTGTTCTCCTTGTTGTGGTTGGTAGAGTAGTTGGAAATACTTGCGAATAGTTTCTTCAAATTGCTTAGGGAGGAGTGTACAATGGGCCTTTGCATACTCCAGCATCCGTTTTTCACCAGGATGGGTTTGCTCATTGAGCGCAAATAACAAGTCAAAGTAGGAAGCAAAAAACTCACTCGTACGATGATTCATACTGAGAAGATCTTGGCGTTTGATAGCTTTTTCTATTTGGTGAGAGAAGGCAGGCATGGCTTGTTCTAGCAAAAGGAGTTGCCTTTCGATGATATGCATTTTGAGTTCCTGTGGATAGGGAATCTGGTAGGTTCTTTGGAGAGAAGCATAGTGTCCATTCGGGTCATATAGAATCTTGCTGTGGAGTAGATTATGCCACATGCAAGTTGTATAAGCATTTTGAGCTTTGTGTTGAAAAACGGTTGAGTTCAATTCCTGTTCAAACGACTCCATCGAATGATAAATCAACTCGATTTCGATACCGTTGTTTAGTACACAGTCGTCCTCTAACTCCCAAAACTGGTTTCCAATTTCCATATAGGAGCAGTATTTACTCAAAATTTTTAGGCGATTCGCCTCATCAATAGGAGAGTTGAGATAGACATAAACGTCATAATCAGAGTTTTGATCGTAGGCTTGTCCTGCACGAGAACCACCAAGAGCAATAGCTTCTACTTGTTCCAGTTGAGAGAATTCTTTGCAAAGTTCGTGGATCATGATTTTTCTCCTTACTTTATGGTTTTAAAGTCATTTTACCAAAAAGTAAAACGTTTGCATAGCATTGAGTTACTCTTTTTCATTTATAGCAAAAATGTGAACCCTTGTTTTGAGTTCACATTTCGTTTTTATTCTGCGGCTTGTTGCCAATGTTTTGCTAGCTTATGAGAAAGGCTGGAAATGGCAAAGTTAAAAATAAAATAAATCAAGGCAATCAGGATATAAAGACTGAAGACCTGCTCTGGTTCGAAATAGCGTCCCATGAGAATTTGGCTGGCGCCAAAGAGTTCTTGTAGGGCGATAACAGAGTAGAGAAGACTGGTATCCTTAATCACAGTTACAAACTGAGAAATGATAGCTGGCAGCATTTTGCGAATCGCTTGTGGGAGAATGATGTAGTAGAGGATTTGCGCAGAGGTGAATCCTTGCGACATTCCTGCTTCGTACTGGCCCTTGTCCACGGCATTGAGGCCGCCTCGGATAATCTCAGCCAGGGCTGCTGAGGTAAAGAGGGTAAAGGCTGTAATACCAGCTGGTGTGGACTTCATCTTAAACACCAAAAAGATGGTGAAAATCCAGAGGAGGTTGGGAACGTTACGTACAAACTCGATATAAATGCTGGAGATGATCCGTAAGACAGGATTTTTCCCATTTCTCATGACGGCTAGCACTGTTCCGATAAGGGTCGAGAGGACGATAGCAATCAGAGAAATGTAGAGGGTTAAGCCAAATCCTTTAAAGATAAAGATTAGGTTATCTGGGGTCAAAACTTCTAAAATAGATTCCATAGTAACCTCCTAAAGTGAATAGGCTTTTTTATTGGCTTGCTCCATCTTGCGACCAAACTGGGCAACAGGGAAGCATAGAGCAAAGTAGAGAAGTGCAGCGCCTAAAAAGGCTGGGATATAGTTTCCGTTGAGAGCCGACCAAGACTTAGTCACAAACATCAAGTCTACTCCAGAGATGATAGCTACGGTAGAGGTGTTCTTGATGAGGTTAACAATTTGGTTGGTCAATGGAGGGAGAATGATACGGAAGGCTTGAGGCAAGATAATCAAGCGCATGGCACTGATATAGGTAAAACCTTGCGACAAGGCGGCCTCCATCTGACCGCTAGGAATAGACTGAATCCCTGAACGAATTACCTCAGCGATATAGGCGCCGTGATAGAGTCCCACACAAAGTACAGCTGTCCAATAAATCGGAATCATGATGGTGTGTTCACTGATAAGAGGCAAACCATAAAAGACGATGACAAACTGCACCAAGAGGGGAGTATTTTGATAAAATTCCACAAAGATGCGAGCTAAAGCACGCAAGAATGGGCGTTTGCTGGTTGACATGGCTCCAAAGAAGATGCCCAAAACCATGGCGAGGATAAAGGAACCAACCGCTAGGGCAAGGGTGAAGAGGAAACCATTGAAAAATTGTCCAAAATCCTGAAAATAGGCTGTCCAAGATGATAAATCTGTCATGGGGTGTCCTCCTTAATCTGCGGTATGGCTAGATGGTTTGAGCTTGTAACGGTCATAAAGTTTCTGCAAACTACCATCCTTGCTCCATTTAGTGACCAAGGTATCAAGATAGTTGTTTAGCTCGGTATTTGATTTCTTGGTGACGATACCGTAGTCAGATGGTTTGAAACTATCATTTAGTAGTTCTGTCCGTTTGCTGATGTAGCCAGACAGGATAGAGCGGTCCACAGAAAAGGCATCAATACGGTGAGCGTGAAGGGAAGTAATCAATTCTGGGTAAGAACCAAGCTCAACGAATTTAAAGGTTAGACCTTTCTTTTTACCCAATTCAGTAATCAAGCGCTGGGTGATGGAGCCTTGGGCAACCCCAATAGTTTTACCGTTTAGGTCCTCAATGCTTTTGATGTTGGCGGATTTATTGACCAAAAAGCCAGAAGCGTCCGTATAGTAGGGACTGGTGAAGTTGTATAGTTTTTTACGTTCATCTGTGATGGTGAAGGTTGCGATATCCATGTCGACCTGTTCGTTGTCTAGTAGTGGACCGCGGGTTTGAGCGGTAACAGGAACGTAGCGAACCTTGACCTTGAGTTCGTCTGCAATCATCTTGGCTAAGTCAGTTTCGATACCAGAATAAGTACCGGTCTTGGGGTCCTTGTAGCCAAAATTAGGAACGTCTTGTTTGACACCGACAACTAGTTCGCCTCTTTTTTGAATGTCTGCGACACTGGTATCAGCCTGAACTGGTTTGGCAGCAGCAAGACCGAAAAGGCTAATTAATAATGCTGATAAAAAGAATTTCTTTTTCATAGGCGCCTCCTTATTTGACTTTATCACTTTCGTGGTTGATAATTTTGCTGAGGAATTGTTGGGCACGAGGTTCGCTTGGATTGTCGAAAAAGTCATCGACATCTGTCGTATCCACCAAAACTTCTCCGTCAGCCATAAAGATAATGCGGTCCGCAACCTCTCGAGCAAATCCCATTTCGTGGGTAACGATGATCATGTTCATCCCATCATGCGCCAGTTTTTGCATAACTGCTAGAACATCGCCGATGGTTTCAGGGTCAAGAGCAGATGTTGGCTCATCAAAGAGGAGGAGCTCCGGATGCATGGCAAGACCACGAGCAATGGCGATCCGCTGTTTTTGACCACCAGATAGCATAGCTGGATAGGAATCTTTCTTGTCCCACATGTTTACAAATTCCAGATATTTTTGGGCTATTTTTTCAGCTTCTTTTTTATCAATTCCTAGAACTTTTATAGGTGCAAGTGTCACGTTTTCTAACACTGTTTTGTGTGGATAAAGGTTAAAATGTTGAAAAACCATGCCGACTTCCTTACGAAGAGGAACCAGATCTTTCTGGCTAGCACCTGCTACTTGGTGTCCATTGACTAGGAGACTTCCTTTGTCAACAGCCTCTAAACCATTGATCGTACGGATGAGAGTGGACTTCCCAGAACCGGAAGGTCCAAGCAGGACAACAACTTGTCCTTTTTCAAAATGGAGATTGATGTCGCGGAGTGCGTGATAGTCTCCGTAATATTTTTCGACGTTTTTAAATTCTACTAAAGCCATGAGAGATCTCCTTTGTGTTAGATTTTATAACATGATTCTACAATAAAAGAATGTTCTTGTCAAATCATATCTGAAAAAAATTCACTAAAATGTTATAAAAAAGCAATCTGAATAGAGAAAAAGCCTAAATCATGTTATAATGAAACGATAGAATTCTTAGAAAGAGTGGATGTTTTTTTGATAACTCCTACTTATGAATGGCAGTTTGCCCCGCAGGTTGAAGATGCGGATTTTACAAAGATAGCCAAGAAGGCTGGACTGGGTCCTGAGGTGGCTCGGTTATTATTTGAAAGAGGGATTCAGGATGAGGAAAGTCTCAAGAAGTTTTTAGAACCTTCTTTGGAGGACTTACATGACCCCTATCTGCTCCATGATATGGATAAGGCTGTGAAACGGATTCGTCAGGCCATTGAAGAAGGGGAAAACATTCTCATCTATGGAGACTACGATGCGGACGGCATGACTTCAGCTTCGATTATGAAGGAAAGTTTGGAACAGCTTGGCGCCGAGTGCCGTGTTTACCTGCCTAATCGTTTTACCGATGGCTATGGCCCCAATGCTAGTGTTTACAAATACTTTATCGAGCAAGAAGGGATTTCCTTGATTGTGACAGTGGACAATGGAGTTGCAGGGCACGAAGCCATTGAATTGGCCCAGTCTATGGGTGTGGATGTCATTGTGACCGACCACCATTCCATGCCGGAAACTCTTCCTGATGCCTATGCGATTGTTCACCCTGAGCATCCAGATGCGGCCTATCCCTTCAAACAGTTAGCTGGTTGTGGAGTGGCTTTCAAGCTAGCTTGCGCTCTTTTAGAAGAAGTGCAAGTTGAGTTACTAGATTTGGTAGCTATCGGTACCGTTGCAGATATGGTGAGTTTGACAGATGAAAACCGTATTTTGGTTCAATATGGTCTGGAAATGTTGGGACATACTCAGCGCATCGGTCTGCAAGAAATGCTGGACATGGCTGGGATTGCTGCGAATGAAGTGACGGAAGAAACGGTTGGCTTTCAGATTGCCCCTCGTTTAAATGCCTTGGGGCGATTGGATGATCCCAATCCTGCCATTGATTTGCTGACTGGATTTGATGATGAGGAAGCGCATGAGATTGCCCTCATGATTCATCAGAAAAATGAAGAGCGCAAGGAAATCGTTCAGTCAATCTATGAAGAAGCTAAGATTATGGTGGATCCTGAGAAGAAGGTCCAGGTCTTAGCCAAGGAAGGTTGGAATCCTGGAGTTCTAGGTATCGTGGCTGGCCGTTTGTTGGAAGAGCTAGGGCAAACAGTCATCGTTCTCAATATAGAAGACGGTCGTGCCAAGGGTAGTGCTCGTAGTGTGGAAGCAGTCGATATTTTTGAAGCTCTGGATCCCCATCGAGACCTCTTTATCGCCTTTGGCGGCCATGCTGGTGCAGCAGGGATGACACTGGAAGTTGAGAAACTTTCAGATTTATCTCAGGTTTTGGAAGACTATATCCGTGAAAAAGGTGCAGATGCTGTTGGCAAGAACAAGTTAAATCTAGATGAAGAGTTGGACTTGGAGACCCTTAGTTTAGAAACGGTCAAGAACTTTGAACGTTTGGCACCTTTTGGAATGGACAATCAGAAACCTGTCTTTTATATCAAGGATTTTCATGTCGAAAGTGCTCGTACCATGGGAGCAGGAAATGTCCACCTAAAACTAAAAATTTCCAAGGGTGAGGCGAGTTTTGAAGTGGTGGCCTTTGGACAAGGTAGATGGGCAACAGAGTTTGCTCAAACCAAGAATCTAGAATTGGCAGTCACCTTGTCTGTCAACCAATGGAATGGGCAAACTGCCCTCCAGTTGATGATGGTGGATGCGCGTGTGGAGGGTGTTCAACTCTTTAACATTCGTGGGAAGAATGCAGTCTTGCCAGAAGGGGTTCCAGTCTTGGACTTTGCTGGAGAATTACCAGAATTAGCGACCAGTGATGCTGTGGTTGTGAAAACCATTCCTGAAGATATTACCTTGCTGAAGGCCATTTTTCAGGAACAGGATTTCTCTGCTGTCTATTTCAAAAATGACATCGATAAGGCCTACTATCTGACAGGTTACGGGACTAGAGAACAGTTTGCAAAATTGTACAAGACCATTTACCAGTTCCCAGAGTTTGATATTCGCTACAAGCTCAAAGATTTGGCGACTTATCTCAATATCCAACAAATCTTGCTGATCAAGATGATCCAAGTATTTGAAGAGCTGGGATTTGTGACGATCAAAGATGGTGTCATGACAGTCAATAAAGAAGCGCCAAAGAGGGAGATTGGAGAAAGTCAGATATACCAGAATCTCAAACAGACCGTTAAAGACCAAGAAATGATGGCGCTGGGTACCGTGCAAGAAATGTATGATTTTTTAATGGAAAAAAGTGAATAGAGATAGAAAGAGTTGGCTTGCTGACTCTTTTTATATTCATGAATAAGCTCCAATTGGAGTCGGTTTTGTATTATAATGAGGAAAGAGGACTAGTTGGCAGATAAACTGGTCAAAGGAAAGCCTGGAGGTGTCAAATGGATAAGCAGAAGAAAAAGAGATTACGAGCGGACTATAAAAAGCAAGAAAGACAAAAATTCGAAGAAAGTTTGCCCCTGTCAAGGGAGCTCTTTTTTGACTTGTTTGACTTTTTGGATGTAGAGCTTGAATATCAAGCTTGTCAGGATGATTTTTTATTAACACGAACATTTCTAGAAGAGCACAATGTGGATGTCGAAACAGTTAGAGACTTTTTAGAAGCAAATGGAGCCTACTGTGACTGCGAAGTGCTATTCAATGTCGCGGAAAGATTTGAAGAGTGACAGGAAGCTAGTCAGAAAACATTCTTTTGAAGAGCTTGTAGTTCTCACTTGTTTGTGCATTTGAGAAGAGTTATTTATAGTTCTTTAACTGGAAACCTTCATTTTGAAAATAATCAAAAAAATGGTATAATGGTAGGAAAAGATTCGGCTGAAAGTTTTAGAACTTTTAGAATAAGAGGGTGAATTCGCCCTATAATCAAGATAAATGAAGTTTCGGAGGAAAAATGAGTAATATTAGTTTAACAACACTAGGTGGTGTACGAGAAAATGGGAAAAATAT contains the following coding sequences:
- the recJ gene encoding single-stranded-DNA-specific exonuclease RecJ yields the protein MITPTYEWQFAPQVEDADFTKIAKKAGLGPEVARLLFERGIQDEESLKKFLEPSLEDLHDPYLLHDMDKAVKRIRQAIEEGENILIYGDYDADGMTSASIMKESLEQLGAECRVYLPNRFTDGYGPNASVYKYFIEQEGISLIVTVDNGVAGHEAIELAQSMGVDVIVTDHHSMPETLPDAYAIVHPEHPDAAYPFKQLAGCGVAFKLACALLEEVQVELLDLVAIGTVADMVSLTDENRILVQYGLEMLGHTQRIGLQEMLDMAGIAANEVTEETVGFQIAPRLNALGRLDDPNPAIDLLTGFDDEEAHEIALMIHQKNEERKEIVQSIYEEAKIMVDPEKKVQVLAKEGWNPGVLGIVAGRLLEELGQTVIVLNIEDGRAKGSARSVEAVDIFEALDPHRDLFIAFGGHAGAAGMTLEVEKLSDLSQVLEDYIREKGADAVGKNKLNLDEELDLETLSLETVKNFERLAPFGMDNQKPVFYIKDFHVESARTMGAGNVHLKLKISKGEASFEVVAFGQGRWATEFAQTKNLELAVTLSVNQWNGQTALQLMMVDARVEGVQLFNIRGKNAVLPEGVPVLDFAGELPELATSDAVVVKTIPEDITLLKAIFQEQDFSAVYFKNDIDKAYYLTGYGTREQFAKLYKTIYQFPEFDIRYKLKDLATYLNIQQILLIKMIQVFEELGFVTIKDGVMTVNKEAPKREIGESQIYQNLKQTVKDQEMMALGTVQEMYDFLMEKSE
- a CDS encoding DUF2695 domain-containing protein, encoding MDKQKKKRLRADYKKQERQKFEESLPLSRELFFDLFDFLDVELEYQACQDDFLLTRTFLEEHNVDVETVRDFLEANGAYCDCEVLFNVAERFEE
- a CDS encoding DUF4037 domain-containing protein, whose translation is MIHELCKEFSQLEQVEAIALGGSRAGQAYDQNSDYDVYVYLNSPIDEANRLKILSKYCSYMEIGNQFWELEDDCVLNNGIEIELIYHSMESFEQELNSTVFQHKAQNAYTTCMWHNLLHSKILYDPNGHYASLQRTYQIPYPQELKMHIIERQLLLLEQAMPAFSHQIEKAIKRQDLLSMNHRTSEFFASYFDLLFALNEQTHPGEKRMLEYAKAHCTLLPKQFEETIRKYFQLLYQPQQGEQAIVTLQTILNQLKAILP
- a CDS encoding amino acid ABC transporter permease, with product MTDLSSWTAYFQDFGQFFNGFLFTLALAVGSFILAMVLGIFFGAMSTSKRPFLRALARIFVEFYQNTPLLVQFVIVFYGLPLISEHTIMIPIYWTAVLCVGLYHGAYIAEVIRSGIQSIPSGQMEAALSQGFTYISAMRLIILPQAFRIILPPLTNQIVNLIKNTSTVAIISGVDLMFVTKSWSALNGNYIPAFLGAALLYFALCFPVAQFGRKMEQANKKAYSL
- a CDS encoding amino acid ABC transporter ATP-binding protein, translating into MALVEFKNVEKYYGDYHALRDINLHFEKGQVVVLLGPSGSGKSTLIRTINGLEAVDKGSLLVNGHQVAGASQKDLVPLRKEVGMVFQHFNLYPHKTVLENVTLAPIKVLGIDKKEAEKIAQKYLEFVNMWDKKDSYPAMLSGGQKQRIAIARGLAMHPELLLFDEPTSALDPETIGDVLAVMQKLAHDGMNMIIVTHEMGFAREVADRIIFMADGEVLVDTTDVDDFFDNPSEPRAQQFLSKIINHESDKVK
- a CDS encoding transporter substrate-binding domain-containing protein codes for the protein MKKKFFLSALLISLFGLAAAKPVQADTSVADIQKRGELVVGVKQDVPNFGYKDPKTGTYSGIETDLAKMIADELKVKVRYVPVTAQTRGPLLDNEQVDMDIATFTITDERKKLYNFTSPYYTDASGFLVNKSANIKSIEDLNGKTIGVAQGSITQRLITELGKKKGLTFKFVELGSYPELITSLHAHRIDAFSVDRSILSGYISKRTELLNDSFKPSDYGIVTKKSNTELNNYLDTLVTKWSKDGSLQKLYDRYKLKPSSHTAD
- a CDS encoding amino acid ABC transporter permease; translated protein: MESILEVLTPDNLIFIFKGFGLTLYISLIAIVLSTLIGTVLAVMRNGKNPVLRIISSIYIEFVRNVPNLLWIFTIFLVFKMKSTPAGITAFTLFTSAALAEIIRGGLNAVDKGQYEAGMSQGFTSAQILYYIILPQAIRKMLPAIISQFVTVIKDTSLLYSVIALQELFGASQILMGRYFEPEQVFSLYILIALIYFIFNFAISSLSHKLAKHWQQAAE